From the genome of Pygocentrus nattereri isolate fPygNat1 chromosome 25, fPygNat1.pri, whole genome shotgun sequence, one region includes:
- the grpr gene encoding gastrin-releasing peptide receptor, with the protein MSLEEAFVSIHEEKLASNESWDCRSVPAASGSPVWHAGIFIAAVYALIIAVGLVGNVTLIRTFCTAKSMRNVPNLFMSSLAFGDVLLLVTCAPVDACRILASEWLFGRVGCKLIPFIQLTSVGVSVFTLTALAADRYKAIVKPMDIPMSLATARICLRASAIWLLSMVLAIPEAIFSDLHPFQISGTNETFITCAPFPHGEDLHPKIHSMASFLIFYVIPLFIISVYYFFIARSLIRSATNMPVEGNIAIRRQIESRKRLAKTVLVFVGLFAVCWLPNHVIYLYRSYHYNVVDASMSHFVASVTARILAFTNSCVNPFALYLLSKSFQKQFNKQLCCCCPPLSRRTHSVVRGNTRMSSLKSTQNHTVASLSLANGNHLFQEG; encoded by the exons ATGTCTTTAGAGGAAGCGTTTGTATCGATCCATGAGGAGAAGTTGGCGTCCAATGAATCGTGGGACTGCAGGAGCGTGCCGGCCGCCTCGGGGTCACCTGTGTGGCACGCGGGCATCTTCATCGCCGCCGTGTACGCGCTCATCATCGCCGTGGGGCTCGTGGGCAACGTGACGCTCATTCGGACCTTCTGCACGGCCAAGTCCATGCGCAACGTGCCCAACCTCTTCATGTCCAGCCTGGCTTTCGGCGACGTGCTGCTGCTGGTGACGTGCGCGCCCGTGGACGCCTGCCGCATCCTGGCGAGCGAGTGGCTCTTTGGGAGGGTGGGCTGCAAGCTCATCCCCTTCATCCAGCTCACGTCCGTCGGGGTGTCTGTGTTCACCCTCACCGCGCTGGCGGCGGACAG aTATAAAGCCATTGTGAAACCCATGGACATCCCAATGTCCCTTGCCACAGCCAGGATCTGCTTGAGGGCTTCTGCAATCTGGCTCTTGTCCATGGTCCTGGCCATCCCAGAAGCCATCTTCTCTGACCTACACCCTTTCCAGATCTCAGGCACCAATGAAACCTTCATAACATGTGCTCCATTCCCTCATGGGGAGGATCTCCACCCCAAAATCCACTCCATGGCCTCCTTCCTTATTTTCTATGTCATTCCTCTCTTCATCATCTCTGTGTACTACTTCTTCATTGCCAGAAGTCTGATTCGAAGTGCGACTAACATGCCTGTGGAGGGCAACATAGCCATTAGGAGACAG ATCGAGTCAAGGAAGCGCTTGGCTAAGACGGTGCTGGTGTTTGTGGGCCTTTTCGCTGTCTGCTGGCTGCCCAATCATGTGATCTACTTGTACCGCTCCTACCACTACAACGTGGTGGACGCGTCCATGAGCCATTTCGTCGCCAGTGTGACTGCACGTATTCTGGCCTTCACCAACTCATGTGTCAACCCATTCGCCCTGTACCTGCTCAGCAAGAGTTTCCAGAAGCAGTTCAACaaacagctgtgctgctgctgtcctCCCCTGTCACGCCGCACCCATAGTGTAGTGCGTGGCAACACACGCATGAGCTCCCTGAAGAGCACGCAGAACCACACAGTGGCCAGCTTAAGCCTAGCCAATGGCAACCATCTGTTCCAAGAGGGCtag